The following are from one region of the Roseobacter fucihabitans genome:
- the pdhA gene encoding pyruvate dehydrogenase (acetyl-transferring) E1 component subunit alpha, with amino-acid sequence MAPRKSTKTPNVSAEELTAFYRDMLLIRRFEEKAGQLYGMGLIGGFCHLYIGQEAVVVGLEAAAKEGDKRVTSYRDHGHMLACGMDPKGVMAELTGREGGYSKGKGGSMHMFSKEKHFYGGHGIVAAQVPLGAGLAFSDKYKGNDNVTFAYFGDGAANQGQVYEAYNMAEIWNLPVIFVIENNQYAMGTSTKRSTHSPSYWERGAAYGIKGEEVDGMDVLAVKAAGQKAVETCRAGKGPYILEIKTYRYRGHSMSDPAKYRTREEVQKMRDERDPIENVRSLLLTGKHASEEDLKAIDKEIKEIVNESAEFAKTSPEPALEELWTDIYAQAGEA; translated from the coding sequence ATGGCACCGCGAAAATCCACCAAAACCCCAAATGTATCTGCGGAGGAGTTAACGGCCTTTTACCGCGATATGCTCTTGATCCGGCGATTTGAAGAAAAAGCCGGACAGCTTTACGGCATGGGTTTGATCGGCGGTTTTTGCCACCTCTACATCGGCCAGGAAGCGGTTGTCGTCGGTCTCGAAGCGGCGGCCAAAGAAGGCGACAAGCGCGTGACGTCCTACCGCGATCACGGGCACATGCTGGCCTGCGGCATGGACCCCAAGGGCGTGATGGCCGAATTGACCGGGCGCGAGGGTGGCTATTCCAAGGGCAAGGGTGGCTCCATGCATATGTTCTCCAAGGAGAAACATTTCTACGGCGGACATGGCATTGTGGCAGCACAGGTACCGCTGGGTGCCGGTCTGGCGTTTTCTGACAAATACAAGGGCAATGACAACGTCACCTTTGCCTATTTCGGCGATGGTGCGGCGAACCAGGGACAGGTCTATGAGGCTTACAACATGGCCGAAATCTGGAACCTGCCCGTCATTTTCGTGATCGAGAACAACCAATATGCGATGGGCACGTCGACCAAACGCTCCACACATTCCCCAAGCTATTGGGAACGCGGTGCCGCTTACGGAATAAAGGGCGAAGAGGTTGACGGCATGGATGTTCTGGCCGTGAAGGCGGCGGGCCAAAAGGCGGTCGAGACCTGCCGCGCGGGCAAAGGCCCGTATATTCTGGAAATCAAAACCTACCGGTATCGCGGACATTCCATGTCGGATCCGGCCAAATACCGAACCCGCGAAGAGGTTCAGAAAATGCGCGACGAACGCGATCCGATTGAGAATGTGCGCTCCCTTCTGCTGACGGGCAAACACGCCTCAGAGGAGGATCTCAAGGCGATCGACAAAGAGATCAAGGAAATCGTGAACGAGAGCGCCGAGTTTGCCAAGACCTCGCCCGAACCGGCGCTGGAGGAACTTTGGACCGATATTTATGCGCAAGCAGGGGAGGCTTGA
- a CDS encoding peptidylprolyl isomerase produces the protein MYKAAVASVMLAGPALASGIEIEVAGEANGTIVIDLLEDVAPGHAARITALATEGAYDGVVFHRVIEGFMAQTGDVQHGKTGGDMRRAGTGGSDQPDLAAEFSDVPFDRGVVGMARSQSPDSANSQFFIMFDEGYFLNGQYTVVGRVTEGLEVLDAIKLGAGPNGAVIGAPDRMERVTATD, from the coding sequence ATGTATAAAGCTGCTGTGGCATCTGTGATGCTGGCCGGACCCGCTTTGGCCAGCGGCATCGAAATCGAGGTGGCGGGGGAGGCCAATGGCACGATTGTCATCGATCTTCTCGAAGATGTGGCACCTGGACACGCCGCCCGCATCACGGCGCTTGCGACGGAAGGTGCTTATGACGGTGTTGTATTTCACCGCGTCATCGAAGGTTTCATGGCGCAAACCGGTGATGTACAGCATGGCAAGACCGGCGGGGATATGCGACGTGCGGGAACGGGCGGTTCTGATCAACCCGATCTGGCGGCTGAATTCTCGGATGTACCGTTTGATCGCGGCGTTGTCGGCATGGCACGTTCACAGAGCCCCGACAGCGCCAACAGCCAGTTTTTCATCATGTTTGACGAAGGCTACTTTTTGAACGGTCAATATACAGTTGTAGGCCGTGTGACGGAGGGGCTTGAGGTTCTGGATGCTATCAAGCTGGGAGCGGGACCAAATGGGGCCGTTATTGGCGCGCCCGACCGAATGGAAAGAGTGACCGCGACCGATTAA
- a CDS encoding phosphoglycerate kinase, which translates to MGWKTLDDMDLSGKRVLVRVDINVPVEAGVVSDTTRIDRIVPTIKDILSGGGTPVLMAHFGRPKGKYIPEMSLRVTLPSLEKALGQEVVFVERPDPAALKALPAGSVVLLENTRFAAGEEANDPTMSRFLASLGDIYCNDAFSAAHRAHASTEGVAHLLPSCAGRLMQAELSALEKALSHPQRPVGAVVGGAKVSSKIALLENLVARLDVLVIGGGMANTFLAAQGAQLGASLQEPDFMDTAKSIMARADETGCRIILPVDGLVARDFKTGAAHEIVPLGPETVLEADQMVLDAGPLSVKIVLGSFADLKTLIWNGPLGAFEIAPFDQGTNAAAAEAARLTQAGSLISVAGGGDTVAALNQANAADGFTYISTAGGAFLEWMEGKELPGVVALMS; encoded by the coding sequence ATGGGTTGGAAAACACTGGATGACATGGATCTTTCGGGCAAACGTGTCCTGGTCCGCGTGGATATTAATGTCCCCGTTGAGGCCGGTGTGGTCAGCGACACCACCCGGATCGACCGAATTGTCCCAACGATCAAGGATATCCTTTCCGGCGGTGGTACGCCCGTTCTCATGGCCCATTTTGGCCGCCCCAAGGGAAAATATATCCCCGAAATGTCGCTGCGTGTGACCCTGCCCAGCCTTGAAAAAGCGCTTGGACAGGAGGTCGTTTTTGTCGAGCGCCCTGATCCGGCGGCGTTAAAAGCACTGCCTGCCGGCTCCGTCGTATTGCTGGAAAACACGCGCTTCGCCGCAGGTGAGGAGGCAAATGATCCGACTATGTCACGCTTTCTGGCAAGCCTCGGAGATATCTATTGTAACGATGCGTTTTCCGCCGCCCACCGCGCCCATGCCTCAACCGAAGGGGTTGCGCACCTGCTGCCGTCCTGTGCCGGGCGCTTGATGCAAGCCGAACTCTCGGCGCTGGAAAAGGCGCTCTCTCACCCGCAACGCCCCGTCGGTGCCGTCGTTGGCGGTGCCAAGGTCTCCAGCAAAATCGCGCTTTTGGAAAATCTGGTCGCGCGCCTTGACGTCCTGGTGATCGGCGGCGGCATGGCCAATACATTTCTGGCCGCGCAAGGTGCGCAATTAGGGGCATCGCTCCAGGAACCGGATTTCATGGATACCGCCAAATCCATCATGGCGCGCGCCGATGAGACCGGGTGCCGTATTATTCTGCCCGTCGACGGTCTGGTCGCGCGGGACTTCAAGACGGGGGCCGCACATGAGATCGTCCCACTCGGGCCCGAAACGGTTCTGGAGGCGGATCAAATGGTGCTGGATGCCGGACCGCTCAGCGTAAAAATCGTATTGGGCAGTTTTGCCGATCTGAAAACCCTGATCTGGAACGGCCCGCTTGGTGCTTTTGAAATCGCGCCCTTCGATCAAGGAACCAATGCGGCCGCAGCGGAGGCCGCGCGCCTGACACAGGCGGGATCTCTGATTTCGGTTGCCGGGGGCGGGGATACGGTCGCCGCTTTGAACCAGGCAAATGCGGCGGATGGGTTCACCTATATCTCGACCGCGGGCGGCGCGTTCTTGGAATGGATGGAAGGTAAGGAGCTACCTGGGGTCGTTGCGTTAATGTCCTGA
- a CDS encoding septum formation initiator family protein, whose translation MTRTPRPALGTFMFFALAMGLATYFTFAAVQGDFGLFRRAEIVAEAEALRGQLSEVKAQVARMENLTRRLSDGFLDLDLLDEQARSVLGLIRADEIVIR comes from the coding sequence ATGACCCGCACCCCCCGGCCCGCTCTGGGCACTTTCATGTTTTTTGCCTTGGCCATGGGGCTGGCCACGTATTTCACATTCGCGGCCGTGCAGGGTGATTTTGGACTGTTCCGCCGTGCAGAAATCGTGGCCGAAGCGGAGGCGCTTCGCGGACAGCTCTCAGAGGTAAAAGCGCAGGTGGCCCGGATGGAAAACCTGACGCGGCGCTTGTCGGATGGCTTTCTCGATCTTGATTTACTCGACGAGCAGGCGCGCTCCGTTCTGGGTTTAATCCGCGCCGATGAAATCGTCATCAGATAG
- a CDS encoding LLM class flavin-dependent oxidoreductase gives MTDRMRFGIFLAPFHKPGINPTLALEQDLELVEWLDRCDYDEVWFGEHHSAGSEISASPEIMIATSAPRTRRIKLGTGVVSVSYHNPLWVAEKIVQLDHLTRGRVMLGLGPGSLPTDAAMIGLSQKDTRGLLADGLDVITRLLRSEEPVNFENDRWTLKDARLHLRPYSNFDLATAAVASPTGPKLAGKYGTGMISIGATTAAGFDALALHWDVIEEESKHYGHTPDRSKWRLVGLCHIAETMEQARRDVEYGIEHWFNYFQEIAAFPQMSMPGQNAKEMIDFINDSGFGAIGTPEMCRAQIDRLWKQSNGGFGAYLMLAHNWANFDATRRSYELIAREVFPHFQGHHLSTMNAAMRAQKMRPELAEIHAKAVETAQDNYAAEKETRSHKASEPAE, from the coding sequence ATGACAGACCGTATGCGTTTTGGCATATTTTTAGCCCCGTTTCATAAACCGGGCATCAATCCGACACTGGCACTTGAACAGGACCTCGAACTGGTCGAATGGCTGGACCGGTGCGATTATGACGAGGTTTGGTTTGGCGAACACCACTCTGCGGGCTCGGAAATTTCGGCCAGCCCGGAGATCATGATCGCGACCTCCGCACCTCGCACGCGGCGCATCAAGCTGGGCACCGGGGTGGTGTCGGTCAGCTATCACAACCCGCTCTGGGTCGCCGAAAAGATCGTGCAGCTTGATCATCTGACGCGCGGCCGCGTGATGTTGGGGCTGGGGCCGGGCTCGCTGCCCACGGATGCGGCCATGATCGGGCTGTCGCAAAAGGACACGCGCGGGTTGCTGGCGGATGGGCTTGATGTGATCACGCGGCTGTTGCGCTCTGAGGAGCCGGTGAATTTCGAAAACGACCGCTGGACCCTCAAGGACGCGCGCCTGCACCTGCGGCCCTATTCGAACTTTGATCTGGCCACCGCCGCTGTGGCCTCGCCGACCGGGCCGAAATTAGCCGGTAAATATGGCACCGGCATGATTTCGATTGGCGCGACCACGGCTGCGGGCTTTGATGCGCTGGCGCTGCATTGGGATGTGATCGAGGAGGAATCCAAACATTACGGCCACACGCCGGACCGTTCCAAATGGCGCCTTGTCGGGCTGTGCCATATCGCCGAAACCATGGAGCAGGCACGGCGCGATGTTGAATATGGCATTGAGCATTGGTTCAATTATTTCCAGGAAATCGCGGCCTTTCCGCAGATGTCCATGCCCGGCCAGAACGCCAAGGAGATGATCGATTTCATCAACGACAGCGGCTTTGGTGCGATCGGTACGCCCGAGATGTGCCGCGCCCAGATCGACCGGCTGTGGAAACAGAGCAACGGAGGCTTTGGTGCCTATCTGATGCTGGCGCATAACTGGGCCAATTTTGACGCAACCCGGCGCAGTTATGAGTTGATCGCGCGCGAGGTCTTCCCGCATTTCCAGGGCCATCACCTCTCTACGATGAATGCGGCCATGCGTGCGCAGAAGATGCGCCCGGAACTGGCAGAGATTCACGCCAAGGCGGTGGAAACGGCGCAGGATAACTATGCCGCCGAAAAGGAAACACGCAGCCACAAGGCCAGTGAACCCGCAGAATAG
- a CDS encoding transposase translates to MLPGGGNDVAVPIDISRDRDDSFEPELIQKGQTRIDGMDDKIIGLNAAGLSTRDIRAHLEEVYGLKVMPQIKYKTL, encoded by the coding sequence ATGCTGCCGGGAGGGGGCAATGACGTCGCAGTGCCCATCGACATTTCGCGTGACCGCGATGACAGTTTCGAACCAGAACTAATCCAGAAGGGTCAAACCCGGATCGACGGGATGGATGACAAGATTATCGGGCTCAATGCCGCCGGGTTGTCGACCCGCGATATTCGCGCCCACCTTGAAGAAGTTTATGGCTTGAAGGTTATGCCTCAGATTAAATACAAAACGCTTTAG
- a CDS encoding pyruvate dehydrogenase complex E1 component subunit beta yields the protein MATEILMPALSPTMEEGTLAKWLVKEGDTVSSGDIMAEIETDKATMEFEAVDEGIIGKILIEEGTEGVKVNAAIAILLEEGEDASAIGNTTPAAAPEAAPAADAGGEVSPSGAAEAPETDSSPDWPEGTTLKQQTVREALRDGMSEEMRRDDSVFLMGEEVAEYQGAYKISQGMLDEFGEKRVIDTPITEHGFAGIATGAAFGGLRPIVEFMTFNFAMQAMDQIINSAAKTLYMSGGQMGAPMVFRGPNGAAARVGAQHSQDYAAWFMQIPGLKVAMPYSASDYKGLMKTAIRDPNPVIFLENEILYGRTFDVPDIDDYTVPFGKARIWREGDDVTIVSFGIGMQYALAAAEKLAEEGISAEVVDLRTLRPMDTGTIIKSVMKTNRCVTVEEGWPQGSVGSYISSVIMQEAFDYLDAPVINCTGKDVPMPYAANLEKLALVTTDEVIAAVKQVTYK from the coding sequence ATGGCAACTGAAATTCTCATGCCCGCCCTCTCGCCCACCATGGAAGAAGGCACGCTGGCCAAATGGCTCGTGAAGGAGGGCGACACTGTCTCCTCCGGTGACATCATGGCCGAGATCGAAACCGACAAGGCCACGATGGAATTCGAAGCCGTCGACGAAGGCATCATTGGCAAGATCCTCATCGAGGAAGGCACAGAAGGCGTGAAAGTGAACGCCGCCATCGCGATCCTGCTGGAAGAGGGCGAAGACGCCTCTGCGATTGGAAATACAACACCTGCTGCGGCACCGGAGGCTGCTCCAGCAGCCGACGCGGGCGGTGAGGTGTCCCCTTCAGGGGCCGCCGAGGCGCCCGAAACCGACAGCTCTCCGGATTGGCCCGAAGGCACCACGCTGAAACAGCAAACGGTGCGTGAAGCCCTGCGCGACGGCATGTCCGAAGAAATGCGCCGCGACGATTCCGTATTTCTGATGGGCGAGGAAGTCGCGGAATATCAGGGGGCCTATAAAATCTCCCAAGGCATGTTGGACGAATTCGGCGAAAAACGCGTGATCGACACCCCCATCACTGAACATGGGTTTGCCGGCATCGCGACCGGTGCGGCCTTTGGTGGATTGCGCCCCATCGTTGAATTTATGACCTTCAACTTTGCCATGCAGGCGATGGATCAGATCATCAACTCCGCGGCCAAAACGCTCTATATGTCGGGCGGTCAAATGGGCGCGCCCATGGTGTTTCGCGGACCCAACGGCGCTGCGGCGCGTGTTGGTGCCCAACACAGCCAGGATTACGCGGCCTGGTTCATGCAGATCCCCGGCCTTAAAGTGGCGATGCCCTACTCCGCGTCAGATTACAAAGGGTTGATGAAAACTGCGATCCGCGATCCCAACCCGGTGATTTTTCTGGAAAATGAAATTCTCTATGGGCGCACATTCGATGTGCCCGATATCGACGATTATACGGTGCCATTTGGCAAAGCTCGGATCTGGCGCGAGGGAGACGATGTGACCATCGTCAGCTTCGGGATCGGCATGCAATATGCGCTGGCGGCCGCCGAAAAGCTGGCAGAGGAAGGGATTTCTGCCGAGGTCGTCGATCTGCGCACACTCCGCCCGATGGACACCGGGACGATCATCAAATCGGTGATGAAAACCAACCGCTGCGTGACCGTTGAGGAGGGCTGGCCGCAGGGTTCCGTGGGCAGCTATATCAGTTCGGTGATCATGCAGGAGGCCTTCGACTATCTGGATGCGCCCGTCATCAATTGCACTGGCAAGGACGTTCCCATGCCCTATGCCGCAAATCTTGAAAAACTGGCGCTGGTGACCACGGATGAGGTCATCGCCGCCGTGAAACAAGTCACCTATAAATAA
- a CDS encoding peptidylprolyl isomerase, translating into MAEIKDPENTILLELNGGTVTIQLLPDVAPQHVARMKELTRSGQYDNVAFHRVIDGFMAQTGDVEHGDMEDDFNLRMAGTGGSDLPNVPAEFSKIPHARGSIGAARSQNPDSANSQFFINFKDNDFLNGQYTVYGQVIEGMEHVDAITKGEPPAEPDRIISMKVAADV; encoded by the coding sequence ATGGCCGAAATCAAAGACCCCGAAAACACGATCCTGCTGGAATTGAACGGGGGCACCGTTACGATTCAATTGCTGCCGGATGTCGCGCCCCAACATGTTGCACGGATGAAGGAGCTGACGCGTTCGGGACAATATGACAACGTTGCGTTTCACCGTGTCATTGATGGGTTCATGGCGCAAACGGGTGACGTGGAACACGGCGACATGGAAGATGATTTCAACCTGCGCATGGCGGGAACCGGCGGATCGGATTTGCCGAATGTTCCCGCTGAGTTTTCCAAGATCCCACATGCGCGTGGTTCGATCGGGGCGGCGCGGTCGCAAAACCCGGACTCCGCCAATAGCCAGTTTTTCATCAATTTTAAGGATAATGATTTCCTGAACGGGCAATACACCGTGTACGGGCAGGTGATCGAGGGCATGGAGCACGTCGACGCCATCACCAAAGGTGAGCCGCCCGCAGAGCCGGACCGGATCATCTCGATGAAGGTGGCGGCTGATGTATAA
- a CDS encoding DUF5930 domain-containing protein, whose amino-acid sequence MRTRMAIKFHGMLERHFPERRVFLKSDVDTRFIRLRPETQLIAVTGASLLVAWTIVATAVLLMDSIGSGNFRDQAKRDVQTYQARLNDLSAQRDGRAAEALAAQERFNAALDQISAMQSELLESETRRHELETGIEVMQTTLRSTMKDREAARQHLALLQAESGDEAARGLAETQETLAPVDFLAEALARTAEERDAVVADARAAMDRADDLKLEIALMQENNDQIFRQLEEALTVSVAPLDKMFKAAGMPPQRILDQVRRGYSGQGGPLTPLSFSSRGEELSADFTRANRLLEQMDTLNLYRIAAERAPFALPVKSAFRFTSDFGFRRDPKTGGRRMHRGVDFAAPAGTDLFATADGTVIHAGWQSGYGRLIKIKHDFGIETRFAHLSKIRVKVGQRVSRGDHIGDMGASGRVTGVHLHYEVRVGGKAVNPMIYIKAAKDVF is encoded by the coding sequence GTGCGGACACGGATGGCGATCAAATTTCATGGCATGCTGGAACGGCATTTCCCTGAACGCCGGGTGTTTTTGAAGTCAGACGTCGATACAAGATTTATTCGCCTGCGCCCGGAAACCCAGTTGATTGCCGTGACTGGTGCGTCGTTACTTGTCGCCTGGACGATTGTCGCAACGGCCGTACTCTTGATGGATAGTATTGGGTCCGGCAATTTTCGCGATCAGGCCAAGCGGGATGTTCAAACCTATCAGGCGCGCTTGAATGACCTCTCCGCGCAACGCGATGGGCGCGCCGCCGAGGCGCTCGCGGCACAGGAGCGGTTCAATGCGGCCCTTGACCAGATTTCGGCGATGCAGTCGGAATTACTGGAATCAGAAACCCGCCGTCACGAGCTTGAGACCGGCATTGAAGTCATGCAGACAACCCTACGCAGCACCATGAAAGACCGCGAAGCGGCGCGACAGCACCTCGCCCTGCTACAGGCAGAAAGCGGTGATGAAGCGGCGCGCGGCCTTGCTGAGACCCAAGAAACGCTCGCTCCGGTCGATTTTCTCGCGGAGGCGCTGGCACGCACCGCCGAAGAACGTGATGCGGTTGTCGCGGATGCCCGGGCCGCAATGGATCGTGCGGATGACTTGAAACTCGAAATCGCGCTGATGCAGGAAAACAACGATCAGATTTTCCGCCAGCTTGAAGAGGCGCTGACGGTTTCAGTCGCGCCCCTGGACAAGATGTTCAAAGCCGCAGGCATGCCCCCCCAACGTATTCTGGACCAGGTCCGGCGTGGGTATTCCGGTCAGGGCGGACCGCTGACACCATTGTCTTTTTCGAGCCGTGGAGAAGAGTTATCTGCGGATTTCACACGCGCCAACCGGCTGCTGGAACAGATGGATACGCTTAATCTCTACCGTATCGCTGCGGAGCGGGCACCCTTCGCGCTTCCCGTGAAGTCGGCCTTTCGCTTTACCAGCGACTTCGGCTTTCGCCGCGACCCCAAAACTGGCGGTCGCCGGATGCACCGTGGGGTCGATTTTGCCGCTCCCGCGGGCACGGATCTCTTTGCCACGGCGGATGGAACCGTCATCCACGCCGGTTGGCAATCCGGCTACGGACGTCTCATAAAAATCAAACATGATTTCGGAATTGAGACCCGATTTGCACATCTTTCAAAAATTCGCGTTAAAGTTGGGCAAAGGGTCTCGCGTGGAGATCATATTGGTGATATGGGAGCATCTGGACGGGTGACTGGCGTGCATCTCCACTACGAGGTGCGTGTCGGTGGGAAAGCTGTAAACCCAATGATCTATATCAAGGCTGCAAAAGATGTTTTCTAA
- a CDS encoding pyruvate dehydrogenase complex dihydrolipoamide acetyltransferase: protein MPTEILMPALSPTMEEGTLAKWHVKEGDTVSSGDIMAEIETDKATMEFEAVDEGVIGKILIAEGSEGVKVNTAIAVLLEDGETADDIESTSAAAPTAKEAPQKQAEPAAPTPSASAPAPQGKDGARVFASPLARRIAAEKGLDLATLKGSGPHGRIVKADLEGVQKTPSKPTVDAPAPAAQSKPDVSKGPAADAVMAMYEGRAFEEVTLNGMRKTIAARLTEAKQSIPHFYLRRDIELDALLKFRSDLNKQLEGRGIKLSVNDFIIKACALALQAVPDANAVWAGDRILKLTPSDVAVAVAIEGGLFTPVLKDAEMKSLSALSSEMKDLAARARDKKLAPHEYQGGSFAISNLGMFGVDNFDAVINPPHGAILAVGAGIKKPVVSKDGELGIATVMSVTLSVDHRVIDGALGAQLLQSIKDNLENPMVMLA from the coding sequence ATGCCCACAGAAATTCTGATGCCCGCCCTGAGCCCCACCATGGAAGAAGGTACTTTGGCCAAATGGCATGTGAAGGAGGGAGACACGGTTTCCTCCGGCGACATCATGGCCGAGATCGAAACCGACAAGGCGACAATGGAATTCGAAGCCGTCGATGAAGGCGTCATCGGCAAGATCCTGATCGCCGAGGGTAGTGAAGGCGTGAAGGTGAACACGGCCATCGCCGTCCTGCTGGAAGATGGCGAAACAGCCGATGACATAGAGAGCACATCTGCGGCTGCGCCGACTGCGAAGGAGGCGCCTCAGAAACAGGCCGAACCCGCCGCGCCCACCCCCTCCGCCTCTGCGCCAGCACCGCAAGGCAAAGACGGCGCGCGTGTTTTTGCCTCCCCCCTGGCGCGCCGGATTGCCGCTGAGAAAGGTCTGGACCTTGCAACGCTCAAAGGGTCCGGCCCCCATGGGCGTATCGTGAAAGCCGACCTGGAAGGCGTGCAGAAAACACCGTCCAAACCAACGGTTGATGCGCCCGCACCTGCCGCGCAAAGCAAACCGGACGTGTCAAAAGGCCCAGCCGCGGACGCGGTCATGGCGATGTATGAGGGGCGCGCCTTCGAGGAAGTGACCCTCAACGGTATGCGCAAAACGATTGCCGCACGTCTGACCGAAGCCAAACAATCCATACCGCATTTTTACCTGCGTCGGGACATCGAGCTGGATGCCTTGCTTAAGTTTCGGAGCGATCTCAACAAGCAGCTTGAGGGTCGCGGCATCAAACTGTCGGTGAATGATTTTATAATCAAGGCGTGTGCACTCGCGCTTCAGGCCGTGCCGGATGCGAATGCGGTGTGGGCCGGTGATCGCATTTTGAAACTCACGCCGTCCGACGTCGCCGTCGCGGTGGCTATTGAGGGGGGGCTTTTCACGCCCGTTCTCAAGGATGCAGAGATGAAGTCGCTTTCCGCGCTGTCATCGGAGATGAAGGATCTGGCCGCACGCGCACGGGACAAGAAGCTTGCACCCCACGAATACCAGGGCGGCAGCTTCGCGATTTCCAATCTTGGGATGTTTGGCGTGGATAACTTCGACGCCGTGATCAACCCACCGCATGGTGCCATTTTGGCCGTCGGTGCCGGTATCAAAAAGCCGGTTGTTAGCAAAGATGGAGAATTGGGAATAGCGACCGTTATGTCCGTCACCCTGTCAGTCGACCACCGTGTGATTGACGGTGCGCTGGGTGCTCAACTGCTGCAATCCATCAAAGATAATCTTGAGAACCCGATGGTGATGCTGGCTTGA
- a CDS encoding polymer-forming cytoskeletal protein, producing MFSKSKINEPGQKPAEPNPATKPPSSSAPASPAPNEYKASPPKAKPPASVLSADLHVTGNMKTTGDINVEGTVEGDIRAHLLTIGETATIKGEVVADDVVVNGRIVGRVRGLKVRLTSTARVEGDIIHKTIAIESGAHFEGSVQRQDDPLNPGAKTAPAAKANPAS from the coding sequence ATGTTTTCTAAGAGCAAAATCAACGAACCAGGCCAGAAACCGGCTGAACCGAACCCGGCGACAAAGCCTCCCTCTTCTTCCGCGCCGGCGTCACCGGCTCCGAACGAGTATAAGGCGAGCCCTCCGAAGGCCAAGCCGCCAGCGTCTGTGCTGTCAGCCGACCTGCACGTGACCGGTAACATGAAAACCACCGGGGACATCAATGTCGAAGGGACGGTCGAGGGCGACATCCGCGCGCATCTTTTGACAATCGGTGAAACCGCCACGATCAAGGGTGAAGTTGTCGCGGATGATGTGGTGGTTAATGGTCGCATCGTCGGTCGCGTACGCGGCTTGAAAGTTCGACTGACGTCGACTGCCCGCGTTGAAGGGGACATTATCCACAAGACGATTGCAATCGAATCGGGTGCCCATTTTGAGGGCTCCGTGCAACGCCAAGACGATCCGCTCAACCCTGGCGCAAAGACCGCGCCGGCAGCGAAGGCCAACCCCGCGTCCTAA
- a CDS encoding VPLPA-CTERM sorting domain-containing protein, with protein MLLMKILPALGITVALVLPAAATTIGNVAGVYDESAKARSNGPITATQLRDFDETGGDPLLEIVGNTHIFGFVAHRANFSGSRFTDKWAMDFGTDTYNVVFRWDAFANYNVPVEFDGRFGMNNVYTDLGTNGVLKLGNLTGLVSFDLDPIHGNFRSTKDERAVWDIKAEKVSAIPLPAGAVLLMTGLAGLAFARRRRT; from the coding sequence ATGTTGTTAATGAAAATTCTACCCGCTTTGGGGATAACGGTTGCTTTGGTACTTCCTGCAGCCGCTACAACGATCGGAAATGTCGCCGGTGTCTATGATGAAAGCGCCAAAGCGCGCTCAAATGGCCCCATAACGGCGACACAATTGCGAGACTTTGACGAAACGGGCGGAGATCCGCTGCTCGAAATCGTCGGCAACACTCACATCTTCGGCTTTGTTGCACATCGAGCAAATTTCTCTGGTTCGCGATTTACCGACAAATGGGCGATGGATTTTGGCACTGATACATATAACGTGGTGTTTCGTTGGGATGCCTTCGCGAATTACAATGTTCCGGTTGAGTTTGACGGTCGTTTTGGAATGAACAATGTCTATACTGACCTTGGCACGAACGGTGTCCTGAAACTGGGCAACCTGACGGGTCTCGTCTCATTTGATTTGGATCCAATCCACGGGAATTTCAGGTCCACGAAGGACGAGCGTGCCGTCTGGGACATCAAAGCTGAAAAAGTAAGCGCAATTCCTTTGCCAGCCGGTGCGGTCTTGCTGATGACTGGTCTTGCAGGCTTGGCTTTTGCGCGCCGCCGCAGGACTTAA